The bacterium genome has a window encoding:
- a CDS encoding nucleotidyltransferase domain-containing protein — MLIPIKRKKILEVFLKSPFNEIHLREIARMSEVSLTNTDNSLRLFLKDNMFKRRDISNMSFFKPNLENETLLKVFEFLELERKKEFYNKNKKITRLLQKYTQDVIDLSKKKIQLVILFGSVARGEWSKGSDIDILAVVSGEEKDVIAALNKGKIDVSPLLEIRPISTTV; from the coding sequence ATGTTAATACCTATTAAAAGAAAAAAGATATTAGAAGTCTTTTTGAAATCCCCCTTTAATGAGATACACCTCAGAGAAATAGCCCGAATGTCAGAGGTTTCATTAACTAACACTGATAACTCACTGCGTTTATTTTTAAAGGATAATATGTTTAAAAGAAGAGATATTTCTAATATGTCCTTTTTTAAGCCCAACTTAGAGAACGAAACTCTTCTGAAGGTATTTGAATTCTTAGAACTTGAAAGGAAAAAAGAATTTTACAATAAAAACAAAAAGATAACCCGGCTATTACAAAAATACACACAAGATGTAATAGATTTATCAAAGAAAAAAATCCAGTTAGTAATACTTTTTGGCTCAGTAGCAAGAGGTGAGTGGAGCAAGGGCAGTGATATAGATATACTGGCAGTTGTTTCGGGAGAGGAAAAAGATGTAATTGCGGCTTTAAATAAAGGTAAAATAGATGTAAGTCCATTGTTGGAAATACGGCCGATAAGCACTACAGT
- a CDS encoding zinc-ribbon domain-containing protein: MAPYSSRKAWWKCKRGHKWQAVIKE, from the coding sequence ATAGCGCCATATTCTAGCCGAAAAGCATGGTGGAAATGTAAGAGAGGGCACAAATGGCAAGCTGTGATTAAAGAGTAG